The Tautonia plasticadhaerens nucleotide sequence CTCCGCCTCCAGAGGAAGGTGCTGGGCACCTGGACCGGCTTGCGGCGCAGCTTGAGGAAATACAGCAGGATGATCGTGACGGGCACCCCCGCCAGCACCGACCAGAAGACCGGCCCCCAGCTGGAGAACCAGGGGACCGGCGGGTCGAACTGGAGGTTCAGCCCCCCCAGGGGATTCGACTGCGCCAGCGGCACGGGCAGCATCGGGAGCACCTCCGCGATCGCGGTCACGTCACTTGACGAGCCCGCGCTCGCGCAAATAGTTGAGAATAAGTTTGTCGAACGGCGCCTGGTTCGTGGTGAAGATGTAGGCGATGCCGCGGCGGGTGCACCACTCCCGGAAGCCGCCGACGTAGGCGTCGAGCGTCTCCTTGTACCGCCTCAGCAGCGGGGCGCTGACGGTGATCTCGGCCTCGTCATCGTCCTCGCAGTCGACCAGGCGGAGGTCGCCGACGATCTCCGGCTCCACTTCCTCACGGCTCAGGACGTGGACGACGTAGATGTCCATGTTCCGGGCCATCAGGTAGCGGAGGGCGTCTTCGTAGCCCCGCTTGTCCATGAAATCCGAGATGACGACGACGATCCCCTTGCCCGCGTGCTTGATGGCGAACGACCGGGCCGCGGCGGTCAGGTCGCTGGAGCCGCTGGCCTTGAGGTTGTCCAGGTGCTGCACGACCCGCCACATCTGCGACCGGCCCCGGACGCTGGAGAGGCCCACTTCCAGGTCGCTGCTGAAGGTGTCCAGCACGATCCGGTCGTGGTTCACCAGCCCGACGAACGACAGCGCCGCCGCGACCTGCTTGCCGTACCGGAGCTTGGTCGGGTCGCCGAAATCCATCGACAGGCTCGTGTCCAGCAGCGTGTAGACGTGCAGGTCTTCCTCCTCGAGGAACAGCTTCAGGAAGAGCTTGTCGAGCCGGCCGTAGACGTTCCAGTCGATGTGCCTCAGGTCGTCGCCGACGGAGTAGTTGCGGTGGTCGGCGAACTCGACCGAGGAGCCGCGCCGCTTGCTCCGCCGCTCCCCCTTCATGCGGCCGACGAAGATCTTGCGGCTGACCAGCTCCAGCTGCTCCAGCTTGTGGAGGAACTCGGGGTCGAGCAGGGGGGTGGTCGAGGAGGCGGTGGACATGGAGGCTCCCGGTCGTCGGATCCTTCGGACAGCTCAGGCACCCAGGTCGGTCAGGAGGAACAGCCCGATCATCAACGCCGCCGACAGGCCCAGCCCGAAGAGCCAGGGCACCAGCGCCGCCAGGATGATGACGACCCGCTGCCAGGCGTGCTCGGTCGGCCTCCGGGAGAGGAAGCCGAGGGCGGTGTACCAGCTCTCCAGCACCACCAACGCCCCCCCCACGAGCACGAGGGCCCCCAGCAGCGCCTCGAACGCGAACGCGACCCCGGCGCCGACGAGCACGACCAGGCCCAGGACCAGCAGGCACGCCAGGTCCCCCCGGGTGAACAGCAGCGGCTCGCTCCTCGGCGGCAGCCAGGAGGTGCCGGAGGGGGGCGGGTCGTAGATGTCGTGCTGGCTGGTCATGGGTGCGGCTTCGGTCGATCGGGGCCGGCTCGGGCTCGGGGAGGCCGATGCGGGTCAGGCGGCGACGGGCTCCTGGGCCTTCTCGGGGACGGCTTCCAGGAGCTTCAGGAGCACCTCGTCGGCTTCCACCCCCTCGGCCTGGGCCTCGAAGTTGAGCAGGACCCGGTGGCGGAGGCTGGGGAGGTAGACGCGGCGGATGTCCTCGAAGCTGACGTTGTAGCGGCCGTCGAGCAGGGCCCGGACCTTGGCGGCGAGGACGAGCGTCTGCACCCCCCGGGGGCTGGTGCCCCATCGGATGTAGCGGTTGGTGATGTCGACCGCGTGCGGCCCCTCGGGGTGCGAGGCCAGGGCCAGCCGGATGGCGTAGTCCTGCACGTGCGGGGCGATGATGACCTCCCGGACCAGCGCCTGGTACCGCAGGAGGGCCTCGCCGTCGATCACCTTCTCGGCCTGAGGCTTGTCGCCCCGGGTGGTCCGGTCGAGGATGGTGACGAGTTCCTCCCGGGTCGAGTAGCCGACGACGAGCTTGAACAGGAAGCGGTCGAGCTGGGCCTCGGGCAGGGGGTAGGTCCCCTCCTGCTCGATCGGATTCTGCGTCGCCAGCACGAAGAAGGGCTCCTTCAGCTTGTGGATCGTGCCGCCGACGGTGACGGACTTCTCCTGCATCGCCTCCAGCAGGGCCGACTGGGTCTTCGGCGTGGCCCGGTTGATCTCATCCGCCAAAACGATCTGCGAGAAGATCGGCCCGCGCTGGAACTCGAACATGCGGCGGCCGTCGGGGGTCTCCATCACGACATTCGTGCCGATGATGTCGGCCGGCATCAGGTCGGGGGTGAACTGGATGCGGTTGAAGTCGAGCGAGACGGCGTCGGAGAGGGTCCGCACCAGCAGGGTCTTGCCCAGCCCCGGCACGCCTTCGAGCAGCGCGTGGCCGCCGACGAACAGGCAGGTCAGCACGCCGTGGACGATCTCGTCGTGCCCGACGATCACCTTGCCGATCTCGTCCTTCACCCGCTTGTAGGCCGATCGGAAGTCCTCGGACCGGGCTTCCATCGTGTCGTTCGTCGAGAAGTCGCTCATGGTGGGGTACCGATCGAGAAGGGGCCAGGGGACTCGCCTGTCGCGGTGGGGAACACCCACCTCATGCCATCTCATCAGGGGGCCGGGGAAGATCGGGCGAACGGACGGAGCGCCCCCCCGGACTCGGGGACGGGGGGGGCGATCGGGGGCCGATCCGACGGCCCTGGCCGTGGATCCATCGCCCGGCCGACGACCGCACCGAGCATGCCGAAGGCGACCGCCAGCGAGGCGTGGCCGATCCGGGTGGCCCGCTCGACCCGCCTCCCCCGGTCCATGACCGCGTCGGTGTACGAGGCCTTCGCGTCCTGATAACGCTTGGCGTCCTCGAGTTCGGCGGTCGTGGGGCCGACGGCCGACCGGGGCCCGGGAGGAACGATCATCTGGCCGTCCCGGTCGAATCGGATCGCGCGGACCCTGGCGTCGTCCAGTTCCGGGGGGCGGGTGGGGGCCGGGTGGAGGCGATCGGCCGCCCTGGCGATCGGGACGCCGAAGGGCAAGGGGTCCTCCGATCCCCAGCCCAGCTCGGGCCGGAGGAACGTCGAGGCGATGTAGATCCAGGCGAAGAGGGCGAAGCCCCGCCAGGGGGCGGCCGGCGAGGGTCGCACCATCGCCCCGAGCGAGCCGACCGCCAGCGCGATGAACACCATCCCCATGATCAGGGAGCAAACGAGGACCGAGCCGGACCGCATGGCAGCCAGGCCCAGGGCGACGACCGCCACCAGCCCCATCAGCCCCGAGATCGAGAGGCGGACCATCAGGACGGCCTCCCGTGATCGTCGCCCTTCTCCTTGCCCTTCTCCTGCTCCCGCTCCTCCCAGACCTTCTTCTTGGCCTTGAGCAGGCGGTTGGTGTACGTGTCGGCCTCCCCCGGGGCCTCCTTCGGCCGGTCGGGGCCGAGGCCGGTCCCCCGGCCCGAGTTGCCGGAGGGGCGGGGGCGATCGGGGGCGGCCCCGGTCGCGGTCGGGTCGGCGGTGGGGCTGGGGCCGCCGGGGGGCGGGGGCACGGTGGGAGCCTCGAAGCGGGTGGCGGCCCGGGTGCGGTCGATTTGCTGGCCGACCTCGGCTTTCCGGCTCCGGAGCTTCTCCATGTACTCCTCGCGGGGCGCCACCTCCCGGCCCCGGAGCTGCTGCCAGGAGTCGGCCAGGTGGCGGCGGATCCGCTCGAAGTCGGGGGCGATCCGGCGGACTCCGACGTCGCCGACGAAGACCAGGGCCGCGGCGAAGAGCATCCAGTGCCAGATCGGCCGGTAGCTGCGGGGGGGCTGGACGTCGGGGTCCCGTCGGAAGACGTCGGCGGCCATCGCGGTGCGGTCGCCGCTGAGGCGGCCGTCGGGGCCGGCCTCCCACTGGAAGACCTCGCCCCCGGTGGCGTCGGCCAGGCTCTCCAGCAGCACCGGGTTCGAGCGCAGGTCGCGGTACTCGTCGGAATAGGGGACGGAGAGGCCGGTGGTGATGACCCCCTGCTGGCCGTCGGGCCCCCGGTAGCCGAGGGTGACGAAGTAGTTGCCCCGGGCCTCGGCGTTGTCGATCGTCCCCTCATACTTGCCGGGGGCGATCTGTTGCAGTTCGAGCCGTTCGGCGGGGGCGTCGAGGGCCCGGTCGGGGCGATTGACGATCCCCTGGAACTGGAGGAAGTTCAGGAAGTCGCTCTCGGCGTCGATCGCGTCGACCACCACCTTGATCTGGCCCTCCTCCCGGCGGAGCGAGACCGTCAGGTTCCCCCGGTCGACCGGCCGCAGGGCCCAGCGGACCACCTGCGACCAGAACGCGGTGTAACTGTCCCAGCCCGGCCACTGGGTCGTCCACTTGCGGCCGGCGTCGGAGGTGAAGGCGACGGCCCGGCCCAGGCCGTAGTTCCAGTGGGCGAGCACCGGGTTGAGCTGGCCGGTGGGGTTGGGCGAGGTGATCGGCACCTCGACCAGCTCGTTCTCCTTCACGCTGGCGAGCACCAGACCGCTGATCGGCGGCAGGTCCTGGGGCAGCCCCAGCAGGGGCTCGCTCTGGTACGCCATCGTCACGTTCCAGGCCGGCGGCGGCCCCTCGAAGATGAGGGGGCGGGAGATGAGCCGGGCCTCCTTCTGGTAGATCCGGGGCAGGGCCCTGGGGTTGGTGACGTTGTAGAAACGGCCGTTGGTCTGCTGGGCGAGCTGCTGCATGACCGTGGCCGATCGGATGTCGTTGCCGTGGGCGGCGGTCAGGACGGTCGTCACCGTGACCTTGGCGTTCTTGAGCTGCCGGATCACCGGGGGGGTCGGCGCGGTGGGGTCGCCGTCGCTGATGATGATGACGTGGCGGGACATCGCGTCCTGCTTCGACCGCAGGGCCCGCCCGGCCATCGCCAACGACGGGTTCATGTCCGGCATGTCCCCGGGGGTCATGCGGTCGATGGCCCGGAGCATCGCCGACTTCGCCCCGCCGATCTCCCGGAGCGTGAACAGCCACGACTCCTGGCCCTGCCAGTGCAGCAGCCCGGCGTAGTCGTAGCTGGAGAGGGTCTTCAGCGCCTCCTGGGCCACGACCGCCTGCCAGTAGTTCCCCTCCGGGATCTCGCTGGCGTGCATGATCATGACCATCGCCGCCTTGCCCTTCACCTTCAGTGCCGGGATCTGCATGTCCACCGGCAGGGCCTTCTCGATCGGCGTGTTCATCCAGCCGCCGGCGCCGAAGGAGGTCTCCCCGCCGATCATCAGCAGGCCGATCCCCTGGTCGTGCGTGGCGTTGGCGATCAGCTCCTGCTGGGCGTCGGTGAAGGCGTCCTTGGGGACGTTGGCGAGGATGATCGCGTCGTACTTCTGCAATTCCGAGAGGTCGGTCGGCAAGGGGTCGCCCCCCACCAGCCCGGCCCCGGTCACGTCCCCGGCGGCGAGGGTGGTGACGGCCAGCTCGTTCTCCCGAAGCGCGTCGACCAGCTCCTCGTGCTCGTTGGCGGTGCCCTCGATGAGCAGGACGTTGGCCTCTCCCCGGTACTGGGTGAAGCCCTCGGCCATGTTGTTCATGGCCCGGTCGGCGCGGAGCCCGCGGCGGAGCCCCTCCTCGGGGATGAACTGGGCCGAATAGGTGTAGAAGTTCGGGTCGGTGATCTCCTGCTTGAGGCGGAAGACGTTGACGCCGCGCTGCAATTCCACGTCGTCGAGCGTGTCGATCGGCACGGTCGAGTTGTCGGCCTTCTGGTAGATCTCCAGGCGTCCCCGGGCCGGGGCGGCGGCCCGGACGACGACGTTGATGTTCACCGTCTCGCCCTTCTTCACGTCGGGGGGCAGGGCGATCTTCTCGACGAGGACCTCGCGGTCGTAGTTGTAATCCACCGGCAGCACGTCGACCTGCACGTCGAGCCCGGCGGCGGCCAGCGCCTGCTCGTAGGCGTCGCCGCGGTTCTCGTTGCCGTCGGAGAGCACGACGATCCGCCGGGCGGTGTCGTCGGGGAAGGTGGCCAGCGCCAGCTTCATCGCCGAGGCGAGGTCGGTGTACTCGCTGTCGATGGTGCTCTGCACCCCGGTCAGGGTCTCGGTGTAGGGGGCCGGGGGGCTCTCGACCTTCGACTCCTTGCCGAAGACGACCACGCCGGCGCGGTCCTCGGGGCGCTGGTGCTGGGCGATGGCCCGGTTGATGAACTGGAGCATCGGCGCCTGGAGGTCGCCGGGGATGGACCGCGAGGCGTCCAGCAGGAAGATCGTCGTCAGGGACTCGTTGCGGCGGACGAGCTGCGGGTCGGACAGGGCCAGGGCGATCAGCGAGACCACGGACGCCCGGAGCAGGATCGCCGCCGCCCGGCGGGCCTTGCCCAGCCCGGCCAGGCTCCTCATGCTCAGGAGCACCAGCGGCGGCAGCAGGACGGGGATCAGCAGCAGCCACCAGGGCTGCAAGAAGGTGAGCCGGAGGTTCCCGAGGCTGTCGAGCATGGGACGTCCACTCCAGGGTCGGGCCGGGGCGCCGCCTCGGGGCCGCCGGCCGCCGCCCGCTCGCCGGGCTAGATGCGGAACCGCTGGACGCGGTGGTTGTTCGAGTCGATCACCGAGACCGCCCCCCGGCTGTCCACCGCCAGGGCCCAGGGGTTGTTCAGCTCGCCCGGCCCCCGGCCGGCCCGGCCCCAGGTGCCCAGCGACTCGCCGTCGACGCTGAACTTCTGGACCCGGCAATTCGCATATTCGCAGACATACAGGTGGCCGTCGGGGCCCATGTCGACGTCATAGGCGTAGCCGATCTGGCCGGGCCCGGCGCCCCGGGAACCCCAGACGTCGATCAGCTCCCCCGCCGTGTCGAAGATCTGGATCCGGTGGTTGCAGGCGTCGGCCACGTAGAGCCGGTCCTGGTCGTCGATCTCCAGGGCCGCCGGGCGGAGGAACTGCCCCGGCCGGTGCCCGTGGCCCCCCCACTGGCGGAGCCATTCCCCCTCGGGGGAGAAGACCTGGATCCGGTCGTTCTCGCCGTACTCGCTCACGTAGAAGCAGCCGTCCCGGTCGATCACGACGTCGGTCGGGTAGTCGAACCGGCCGGGGGTCGAGCCCTGCACGCCGTCGCCGATCTGGAAGAGCAACTCGCCGTCGCGGTCGTAGATCAACAGCCGGTAGAAATGGGTGTCGGCCACGAGCACCCGTCCGTGGCGGTCGATCGTCAGGCCGCTGGGGCCGTCGATGTTCAGGTCGGGGGTCCGCCAGTGCCGGAGGAAGTTGCCGTCGCGGTCGAAGACCTGGATCCGGTCGGTCAGGTCGGCGATGTAGAGCTGGTCCTCGGCGTCGAAGGCCGCCACCCGGGGCTTGTGCAGCCACCCCGGCTTCGTCCCGTGGATCCCCCAGACCGCCTCCGGGTACGAGCCGATCCCGCCGCCGCAGCCGGCCATCGGCGCGGCCATCGAGGCGACCAGGCTCCCCAGGAACGTGCGGCGGGAGGTCATGCGATCCTCGATCGGGGAGGAGACGGACACCGACGATCGTCCTAGGATACCGGAGCGGACGGCCGCCGGGCAACTCCGAAGGGTTTCGTAGACACGTGTTTTTCTCCCGGGTGCGGGGGGAGGTCGGGGGATGGCGGGGTGGGAGGCGGTCTGCCGGGTCGGCGAGATCCCCGAGGGGGAGGGACGGACGTTCCGGATCCGGGGCCTGGAGGTCGCGGTCTTCAATGACGGGGGCCGGTTCTCCGCGATCCTCGACCGCTGCCCGCATGCCGGGGGCTCGCTCGGCTCGGGCTGGGTCGAGGACGGGACGGCGGTCTGCCCGCTGCACTACTGGCGCTTCCGGCTGGACGACGGCCGGTGCGTCGCCGGGGGCGGGGGGGGCGTCCCGGGTTTCGACTGCGAGGTGCGGGACGGGAGGGTCTGGCTGTCGACGTGAGGGCCTCCCCCCTCGGGTCAGAGCCAGATCTTCACCCGCTCCTTCAGCCCGTCGGGCAACGCCTTCGAGACGATCTTCTGGATCAGGTCCGGGTGCAGCCGGGTGCTGAAGTGGGAGGCGATGATCCAGTCGTTCCGGAAGCGGTCGGCCCGGGAGACGAAGTCGTCCAGGTGCATGTGGCCGAACTTGTGGATCCGGTCCGGCCGCTCGTTCCGGGCGACGAAGGTCATCTCCAGGATCAGGACCTCGGCCTCGAATGCGTCCGGGTTGGCGTCCAGCCCCGCCGGGTTGGTGTCGCCGAGGTAGCAGAGCCGGGGGAGGCGGATCTCCCGGGTGATCTCGACGCCGGAGAGCTTCAGGTCCCGGATCTCGGGGCCGGAAAGCTCCAGGTACTCCGGCAGCAGCTTCTTGCGGCGCTCCCAGACCAGGAACCCCAGCGCCGGGATCGTGTGCTTCGTCTCCAGGACCGAGACGACCAGCTCCCGGGACAGTTCCACCTCCATCCCCGGCTCCAGGCCGACGAGGTTGGCGACCTGCTTGCCCCGGTCGAGCCGCTGGTAGGCCCGCATCAGGGCGTGGACCGGGTCGACGGCGTCGATCGGCAGGTAGATCGTCGGCGGCTCCATCTTCATCATCCGCCGCCGGGCGACGTAGACCGGCAGCGCGGCGATGTGGTCGAGGTGGGCGTGCGAGACGAACCAGTTCGGCGTGCTCATGAAGCTCCAGGGCTGCAAGCCGAGGTCGAACCCCAGCTTCAGCTCCGGCACCCGCCAGTAGGTCTGCACGGCGGCCCGGGAATAGCCCTCGATCGTCATCCCCTTGTGCGAGAACGACCGCACCGGGGCGTTGTCGACGGGGTGTTCCAACTCGTCCGGGGCCGCTCCTTCGAGCACGCTGGCGTCCTTCATCTCATTCGTTCGGTAGGATGGTGAGGTGTCGTTGCGCATCGGACCACTCTATCAGGGGACGCCCCGATGATGCGACCGGTTCGCCCCCCGTCGATCCCCGCAGCAAAGGCGCCGCCGCGATGCCCCGACGCGTCCTCGTCTTCGGCCCGGCCTACCTCGACCGGGTCCTCCGGGTCGATCGCCCCCTGCTCCCCCCCGGGCTCGGGGGGCCGCTCGACCTGAGCGTCGGGGTCCTCCCGGGCGAGGGGGGGACGAACGAGGGACTGATCGTGCTGGAGGATCCCGAGGGCGGGACGATCGAGATCGAAGCTCCGGGCGGCTGGCCCGAGCGGCTTTCCCCGATCCTCCGGCTCGACCGGCCGCTCGCCCCCGGGTCGGGCCCCTGGAGGACCCGGGCCCGGGGCGTCTCCTGGCTGGACGACCTCGGCGGCATGGGGGCCGGGTACGCCTCGGCCCTCGGCGGCGAACTGGTGAGCGCCCTCGGGGGGGAGGACGACCCGATCTCCGCCGAAATCGCCGGGATGCTCCGGGCCCAGGGGATCGCCCACCACCCGACCCGGGTCCCCGGGGTCGGGGCCGACTGGACGCTCCTCGTCTCCAGCGGCCCCCACGGCGACAAGCTGCCGATCGGCTTCCGGGGCTGCCATTCCCGCCTCGACGCCTACCCCGGGCCGACCGGGGGGCGCCGGGATCTCCTGGTCGTCGCCTCGCTGACGAATCCCCTCGCCTCCTCCGCGTTGCGGGCCGTCGACGCCCACGTCCGCGTCTTCGCCCCGACGCTCCGGAACATGACCGACGCCGCCTTCCCCGTGTCGTCCTTCGCCCACCGGTTCGACGTGCTCTGCTGCAACCGTCGGGAGTGGGAGTCCCTGGCCGATCGGGACGAGGTCGCCGGGCGGCTGCCCCTCGTCTCGGTCACCGACGGGCCCGACGGCGCCCTGATCCGCTTTCGGGATCCCGAGGGGCGAACCCGGGAGCACCGGGAACCGGCCTTCCCCCGAGCCCACTCCCCCCGCGACACGAACCGGGCCGGGGAGTGCTTCGCCGCCACGCTGCTCCGCACCCTGCTCGACTCCGGATGGT carries:
- a CDS encoding DUF58 domain-containing protein, producing MSTASSTTPLLDPEFLHKLEQLELVSRKIFVGRMKGERRSKRRGSSVEFADHRNYSVGDDLRHIDWNVYGRLDKLFLKLFLEEEDLHVYTLLDTSLSMDFGDPTKLRYGKQVAAALSFVGLVNHDRIVLDTFSSDLEVGLSSVRGRSQMWRVVQHLDNLKASGSSDLTAAARSFAIKHAGKGIVVVISDFMDKRGYEDALRYLMARNMDIYVVHVLSREEVEPEIVGDLRLVDCEDDDEAEITVSAPLLRRYKETLDAYVGGFREWCTRRGIAYIFTTNQAPFDKLILNYLRERGLVK
- a CDS encoding AAA family ATPase, with product MSDFSTNDTMEARSEDFRSAYKRVKDEIGKVIVGHDEIVHGVLTCLFVGGHALLEGVPGLGKTLLVRTLSDAVSLDFNRIQFTPDLMPADIIGTNVVMETPDGRRMFEFQRGPIFSQIVLADEINRATPKTQSALLEAMQEKSVTVGGTIHKLKEPFFVLATQNPIEQEGTYPLPEAQLDRFLFKLVVGYSTREELVTILDRTTRGDKPQAEKVIDGEALLRYQALVREVIIAPHVQDYAIRLALASHPEGPHAVDITNRYIRWGTSPRGVQTLVLAAKVRALLDGRYNVSFEDIRRVYLPSLRHRVLLNFEAQAEGVEADEVLLKLLEAVPEKAQEPVAA
- a CDS encoding VWA domain-containing protein; translated protein: MLDSLGNLRLTFLQPWWLLLIPVLLPPLVLLSMRSLAGLGKARRAAAILLRASVVSLIALALSDPQLVRRNESLTTIFLLDASRSIPGDLQAPMLQFINRAIAQHQRPEDRAGVVVFGKESKVESPPAPYTETLTGVQSTIDSEYTDLASAMKLALATFPDDTARRIVVLSDGNENRGDAYEQALAAAGLDVQVDVLPVDYNYDREVLVEKIALPPDVKKGETVNINVVVRAAAPARGRLEIYQKADNSTVPIDTLDDVELQRGVNVFRLKQEITDPNFYTYSAQFIPEEGLRRGLRADRAMNNMAEGFTQYRGEANVLLIEGTANEHEELVDALRENELAVTTLAAGDVTGAGLVGGDPLPTDLSELQKYDAIILANVPKDAFTDAQQELIANATHDQGIGLLMIGGETSFGAGGWMNTPIEKALPVDMQIPALKVKGKAAMVMIMHASEIPEGNYWQAVVAQEALKTLSSYDYAGLLHWQGQESWLFTLREIGGAKSAMLRAIDRMTPGDMPDMNPSLAMAGRALRSKQDAMSRHVIIISDGDPTAPTPPVIRQLKNAKVTVTTVLTAAHGNDIRSATVMQQLAQQTNGRFYNVTNPRALPRIYQKEARLISRPLIFEGPPPAWNVTMAYQSEPLLGLPQDLPPISGLVLASVKENELVEVPITSPNPTGQLNPVLAHWNYGLGRAVAFTSDAGRKWTTQWPGWDSYTAFWSQVVRWALRPVDRGNLTVSLRREEGQIKVVVDAIDAESDFLNFLQFQGIVNRPDRALDAPAERLELQQIAPGKYEGTIDNAEARGNYFVTLGYRGPDGQQGVITTGLSVPYSDEYRDLRSNPVLLESLADATGGEVFQWEAGPDGRLSGDRTAMAADVFRRDPDVQPPRSYRPIWHWMLFAAALVFVGDVGVRRIAPDFERIRRHLADSWQQLRGREVAPREEYMEKLRSRKAEVGQQIDRTRAATRFEAPTVPPPPGGPSPTADPTATGAAPDRPRPSGNSGRGTGLGPDRPKEAPGEADTYTNRLLKAKKKVWEEREQEKGKEKGDDHGRPS
- a CDS encoding NHL repeat-containing protein encodes the protein MTSRRTFLGSLVASMAAPMAGCGGGIGSYPEAVWGIHGTKPGWLHKPRVAAFDAEDQLYIADLTDRIQVFDRDGNFLRHWRTPDLNIDGPSGLTIDRHGRVLVADTHFYRLLIYDRDGELLFQIGDGVQGSTPGRFDYPTDVVIDRDGCFYVSEYGENDRIQVFSPEGEWLRQWGGHGHRPGQFLRPAALEIDDQDRLYVADACNHRIQIFDTAGELIDVWGSRGAGPGQIGYAYDVDMGPDGHLYVCEYANCRVQKFSVDGESLGTWGRAGRGPGELNNPWALAVDSRGAVSVIDSNNHRVQRFRI
- a CDS encoding Rieske (2Fe-2S) protein, translated to MAGWEAVCRVGEIPEGEGRTFRIRGLEVAVFNDGGRFSAILDRCPHAGGSLGSGWVEDGTAVCPLHYWRFRLDDGRCVAGGGGGVPGFDCEVRDGRVWLST
- a CDS encoding MBL fold metallo-hydrolase; protein product: MKDASVLEGAAPDELEHPVDNAPVRSFSHKGMTIEGYSRAAVQTYWRVPELKLGFDLGLQPWSFMSTPNWFVSHAHLDHIAALPVYVARRRMMKMEPPTIYLPIDAVDPVHALMRAYQRLDRGKQVANLVGLEPGMEVELSRELVVSVLETKHTIPALGFLVWERRKKLLPEYLELSGPEIRDLKLSGVEITREIRLPRLCYLGDTNPAGLDANPDAFEAEVLILEMTFVARNERPDRIHKFGHMHLDDFVSRADRFRNDWIIASHFSTRLHPDLIQKIVSKALPDGLKERVKIWL
- a CDS encoding carbohydrate kinase family protein — protein: MPRRVLVFGPAYLDRVLRVDRPLLPPGLGGPLDLSVGVLPGEGGTNEGLIVLEDPEGGTIEIEAPGGWPERLSPILRLDRPLAPGSGPWRTRARGVSWLDDLGGMGAGYASALGGELVSALGGEDDPISAEIAGMLRAQGIAHHPTRVPGVGADWTLLVSSGPHGDKLPIGFRGCHSRLDAYPGPTGGRRDLLVVASLTNPLASSALRAVDAHVRVFAPTLRNMTDAAFPVSSFAHRFDVLCCNRREWESLADRDEVAGRLPLVSVTDGPDGALIRFRDPEGRTREHREPAFPRAHSPRDTNRAGECFAATLLRTLLDSGWSPGPADPGLVRLAARRASAAAALVLDLERFGFPTPGEIDRAVGRGEVGRGAP